ATCCCAAAAATTTTTTATTAAAACTTACCTCTGAAAAAATCATAATAGAAGAAATATTTTTTAAAGGGACAAAAAATGGCTTTGAATCTTTGCTTTTTGGAACAAAGTATAAAGCATGGTTTTTTCTTTTTAGTTCCCCATCAGTAAAAATATATAAAGTTTCCATATTTTAAACCTCCATTAAATTATATTTGTTACATTAATTTTTTTATTTCCATAAATTTTTCTATAAGGTACAAACTCTGGTTCTAATATATACCAATATATAGTGTCTTCATCTTCATCTATTATACTTAAAATTTGATTCCTTAGCTTTTCAAAATTACTCTCAGTTATTTTACCTTCTAACACTGAATTTTGAACCCATTTTAAATACTTTCTTGCTACTTTTAAAACTTTTCCAACTCTCTTTTTATTTACATCGTAAATCATTATTAAATACATAAAAATATCACCTCTTAAAACTTTAAAAAGGCCTGGAAGATCCAGGCTTTAACTTGATATAGAAATTGCTAAAAGTGCAATAAAAGAACCCCAACCGGCAAAAGATATACCAACTTTTATCTTTTTTATCTCATCTTTATACGCCCTTACATAAATATCTATCAAATAATCATCTACGTTTTTAATAATACTTCTTAGTTTCACTAATCTTTCGGCAGGTACTTCAGGCTCAACTACGTAATTGTATATTGGAGCAATAATACCAAATACAAAACCTCCTAAAAATGGCCAAAATTTATTAACATCTTCATTTGCATGAACTCTAGCTAAAGATTCAACTTGTGAGGGTGTTTTTAAAAAGTTTTGCTCACCAAAAGAGATTATAATAAACAAGCTTATTAAAAGAACTATGAAAAATTTCCTCACAAAAATCCCTCCTTTAAAATTTGCTTTACACTTATAATACGATTTAAATCATTAAAATCTGACATAAAAAATTGGAGCAATTAATTGCTCCAATTAAAAAAATACAATATATCCAAAATTTCTCATAATTTTTTTAATTAGTCTTTTTAAATATATAAAACATTTTTATTTTTTGCAACAAATAATACCTTTTTCATTCCTCATAGGTAGATTCTAAACTTAAAATTGTATCATTGATTTTCTTTTTGAGGTGTTGTTTTCATTCCTCATAGGTAGATTCTAAACGCAAATACTTTTTGAGGGGAAAATATTGTTATTTAAGTGTTTTCATTCCTCATAGGTAGATTCTAAACCCACATTTTATAAAGAAGTAACCCCACGGCACGGCTAGTTTTCATTCCTCATAGGTAGATTCTAAACACAAGATAAAACATTTTTTATAACTTCAAGCGTTGTAGCACAAGTTTTCATTCCTCATAGGTAGATTCTAAACTACCCATATGATTTACCAAGCATACTTGACCTATTTTATGTTTTCATTCCTCATAGGTAGATTCTAAACCTATAAATATCCTCATAAATAAATATAACAAGAAAAAGTAACAAAACCTTTGAGCGGAAGTAAACGATAAGTTAAATCTAGAATTTATGAGCTCTTATTTAACTTTATCTTCGAAAACATCTCCTAAAAATTTGTCTATTTTCAGTCTATTAACATAAACGTTACATATACCATATTATAGATTTAGTAAAAATGCACTTTTTTGAATTTTGTTAAAAATGTGTTAAAAAAAATTTTCTTTCTTAGAATAACATCAACACTTTTTTATTGTTAATTTTAAATTTCCTTTTAGTTAATTTTTTATTTTTCAGACAACTTCAAATAGGATAAGACCCTGGCCAAAGTAAAAAATAAGTTAAATTAGGATATAAAAAAAGGGCTACACCTGCTAAAATTATTTTTGTACCAAACATCAACAACAAGGAGGTGTAGCCTAAC
This portion of the Thermosipho japonicus genome encodes:
- the cas2 gene encoding CRISPR-associated endonuclease Cas2, which produces MYLIMIYDVNKKRVGKVLKVARKYLKWVQNSVLEGKITESNFEKLRNQILSIIDEDEDTIYWYILEPEFVPYRKIYGNKKINVTNII